The following are encoded in a window of Flavobacteriales bacterium genomic DNA:
- a CDS encoding L,D-transpeptidase family protein, with protein MMRSPFPWATLFLVAQACTTPPDLQDLSLAEQNLAIAEVFETPAPYSVRTLDSTELAAFFDTHPEYRVDSAEIMAFYTRREMQFAWIVSDSLSASADAFIALVNTADTTLPKATDLNHKLMDLYYQGFSEGRRIALCDSCATDLELRLTAQFFRFADKKYGGYLKRDLRELDWFIPRRRKDASRMLDSLAKGVIDLSAYEPVHAQYRLLKERLQRYHALAEVPWPELPLPQALRKLEPGDSALVIAAIRERLALIGDLDSAGTGTRYDSTLVPAVQRFQIRHGLHPDGVIGAGFMKAINVPMAERLRTILINMERLRWVDEHQPADLILVNIPEFRLHVYEADTLVKSMDVVVGKTATRTVIFSDVMDRLVFSPTWTVPPGIMRADILPNLKKNPGYLASRNMELLSGGQVVSAQGIDWNRFSTGIPYTVRQKPGPSNALGLVKFLFPNEYHIYLHDTPTKGLFAKEQRAFSFGCIRVSEPVWLSEYLLKDDPEWDPARIRQAMNSGRERLVMLKHKRPVTIGYFTAWVDREDRLNFREDVYRHDERLYRELFAVGMPLQAAR; from the coding sequence ATGATGCGATCGCCATTCCCATGGGCCACCTTGTTCCTGGTGGCCCAAGCCTGCACCACGCCGCCAGACCTTCAGGACCTGTCCCTCGCCGAGCAGAACCTCGCCATCGCCGAGGTCTTCGAAACGCCCGCTCCGTACAGCGTGCGCACGCTGGACAGCACCGAACTCGCCGCATTCTTCGACACGCATCCGGAATACCGCGTGGACTCGGCGGAGATCATGGCGTTCTACACGCGCCGCGAGATGCAGTTCGCCTGGATCGTCAGCGATTCGCTCTCCGCCTCGGCCGATGCGTTCATCGCCCTGGTGAACACGGCCGACACCACCCTGCCCAAGGCCACCGACCTGAACCACAAGCTGATGGACCTCTACTACCAGGGCTTCTCCGAAGGGCGGCGCATCGCGCTCTGCGACAGCTGCGCCACGGATCTGGAGTTGCGGCTCACCGCCCAGTTCTTCCGCTTCGCGGACAAGAAGTACGGAGGCTACCTGAAGCGTGACCTGCGCGAGTTGGACTGGTTCATCCCTCGGCGCCGTAAGGACGCGTCGCGTATGCTGGATTCGCTGGCCAAGGGTGTCATCGACCTGTCGGCCTATGAGCCGGTGCATGCGCAATACCGCCTTTTGAAGGAAAGGCTTCAGCGCTACCACGCCCTGGCCGAAGTACCCTGGCCGGAACTGCCGTTGCCACAGGCCCTTCGCAAACTGGAGCCCGGGGACAGCGCCCTGGTGATCGCCGCCATCCGGGAACGACTGGCGCTGATCGGCGACCTGGACAGCGCGGGTACGGGGACCAGGTATGACAGCACGCTCGTACCCGCCGTGCAACGCTTCCAGATCCGCCATGGTCTGCACCCCGACGGCGTGATCGGCGCCGGCTTCATGAAGGCGATCAATGTGCCCATGGCGGAGCGCCTGCGCACCATCCTCATCAACATGGAGCGGCTGCGCTGGGTGGACGAACACCAACCCGCCGACCTCATCCTGGTGAACATCCCGGAATTTCGGCTCCATGTGTACGAGGCCGATACGCTGGTGAAGAGCATGGACGTGGTGGTGGGCAAGACGGCCACGCGCACGGTGATCTTCAGCGACGTGATGGACCGCCTGGTGTTCAGCCCCACTTGGACGGTGCCACCCGGCATCATGCGCGCGGACATCCTGCCCAACCTGAAGAAGAACCCCGGCTATCTCGCTTCACGCAACATGGAGTTGCTCAGTGGCGGCCAGGTCGTGTCGGCACAGGGCATCGACTGGAACCGTTTCAGCACAGGCATACCGTATACCGTGCGGCAGAAACCCGGACCGTCCAATGCCTTGGGCCTGGTGAAGTTCCTTTTTCCCAACGAGTACCACATCTACCTGCACGATACGCCCACCAAGGGGCTCTTCGCCAAGGAGCAGCGCGCCTTCAGTTTCGGTTGCATCCGGGTGAGTGAACCGGTCTGGTTGTCGGAATATCTGCTGAAGGACGACCCGGAATGGGACCCGGCACGCATCCGGCAGGCCATGAACAGCGGCAGGGAGCGCCTGGTGATGCTCAAGCACAAGCGGCCGGTGACCATCGGCTACTTCACCGCGTGGGTCGATCGGGAGGACCGCCTGAACTTCCGCGAGGACGTGTACCGCCACGATGAGCGGTTGTACCGCGAGCTCTTCGCCGTGGGCATGCCGCTGCAAGCCGCACGTTGA
- a CDS encoding LysM peptidoglycan-binding domain-containing protein has translation MRRFLQHITAALAVSISAPTYGQGAWPVDSLLATWPIQQRFQTSRVKPKPGQTLDADRLYEDLKRATPALPVFVDSLVDRHVEVFTQEQRDHFRVVLGAAEAYLPMIERELAAHGLPDDLKYLPFALSAFNPQAASNTGEAGLWMLTWPVALKHGLIVSASMDERRDAEKCTAAAMRHLQALHARYNDWPTAVMAFACGPANLTRARQRAGRDADARLLYPHFSPGHRGVLPRLMAFTFLARQAEAIDLEPLVYRITEPNDTVRFDSLLHIGALTRVLGTRPSRFSALNPTLTGGTVPAGMAFLLPRSEAARFTDLAFVVLEAQRTKPRTPAAERLSEEAVDRLADGREAILHRIEEGEDLHAIAARFTTSTAELMAWNDLKSEVVEVGNTLIVYVPHEQRLRYEGVTNGIRPDTSAAPVRTDTTRVQVRPPAPKAMPDDHSWYTVRSGDSLYGIAKRHPGVSAEDIMRANGIGANIRPGQRIKIPKP, from the coding sequence GTGAGGAGGTTCCTGCAACATATCACCGCCGCTCTGGCCGTGTCGATCTCAGCCCCCACTTACGGACAGGGCGCATGGCCGGTGGACAGTCTGCTCGCCACCTGGCCCATCCAGCAGCGTTTCCAAACGTCGCGCGTCAAGCCCAAGCCGGGGCAGACGCTGGATGCGGACCGCCTCTATGAAGACCTGAAACGCGCCACCCCTGCCCTGCCGGTCTTCGTGGACAGCCTGGTGGATCGCCATGTGGAAGTGTTCACCCAGGAGCAGCGCGATCATTTCCGCGTGGTGCTCGGCGCGGCGGAGGCCTACCTGCCGATGATCGAACGCGAACTGGCCGCGCACGGGCTGCCCGATGATTTGAAGTATCTCCCCTTCGCGCTGAGCGCCTTCAACCCGCAGGCCGCCAGCAACACGGGCGAGGCCGGGCTGTGGATGCTCACCTGGCCTGTGGCGTTGAAACATGGCCTGATCGTATCGGCCTCCATGGACGAAAGACGTGATGCGGAGAAGTGCACCGCGGCCGCCATGCGTCACCTGCAAGCGCTGCATGCCCGGTACAACGACTGGCCCACCGCCGTGATGGCCTTCGCCTGCGGACCCGCGAACCTGACCCGCGCGCGGCAGCGGGCCGGGCGCGATGCCGATGCACGACTGCTCTACCCGCATTTCTCGCCCGGCCACCGGGGTGTGCTGCCAAGGTTGATGGCCTTCACCTTCCTGGCAAGGCAAGCCGAAGCGATCGACCTTGAGCCATTGGTCTACCGCATCACCGAACCGAACGACACGGTGCGCTTCGACAGCCTGCTGCACATCGGCGCGCTCACACGTGTGCTGGGCACCCGGCCATCGCGTTTCAGCGCGCTCAATCCCACGCTCACTGGTGGCACGGTACCCGCGGGCATGGCCTTCCTTCTGCCCCGCAGCGAGGCCGCCCGGTTCACGGATCTGGCCTTCGTGGTGCTGGAGGCCCAACGCACGAAGCCGCGGACACCCGCCGCCGAACGCCTGTCGGAAGAGGCTGTGGACCGGCTCGCGGACGGACGCGAGGCCATTCTGCATCGTATCGAAGAGGGTGAGGACCTCCATGCGATCGCCGCCCGTTTCACGACATCGACGGCGGAGCTGATGGCGTGGAACGACCTCAAGAGCGAAGTGGTCGAGGTGGGCAACACCTTGATCGTGTATGTACCCCACGAGCAACGCTTGAGATACGAAGGTGTCACGAATGGCATCCGCCCGGATACCTCGGCCGCACCCGTGCGGACGGACACCACGCGCGTTCAGGTCAGACCCCCGGCGCCGAAGGCCATGCCGGATGACCATTCCTGGTATACCGTGCGCAGTGGCGATTCGCTCTATGGCATCGCCAAGCGGCATCCGGGCGTATCGGCGGAGGACATCATGCGGGCGAACGGCATCGGCGCGAACATCCGGCCCGGACAACGGATCAAGATCCCCAAGCCATGA
- a CDS encoding thiol-disulfide oxidoreductase DCC family protein — protein MERIVLFDGVCDLCNGFVQFIIERDPKARFHFGTLQSAEAKSFLEGGTIDPRDPDTVIYRRKGRLLTRSSAALNVLRDLSGAWPLMYAFIIVPPFLRDAVYRWVAKNRYKWFGKRDSCMIPTPDMRSRFLDGPRG, from the coding sequence ATGGAACGGATCGTGCTCTTCGATGGGGTCTGCGACCTGTGCAACGGGTTCGTCCAGTTCATCATCGAGCGCGACCCCAAGGCACGCTTCCACTTCGGCACCCTGCAGTCTGCTGAAGCGAAGTCCTTCCTGGAGGGCGGCACGATCGACCCCCGCGATCCGGACACGGTGATCTACCGGCGCAAGGGGCGGCTGCTGACCCGCAGCAGCGCGGCCCTGAACGTGTTACGGGACCTCTCCGGCGCCTGGCCACTGATGTACGCGTTCATCATCGTACCCCCCTTCCTGCGCGACGCGGTCTACCGCTGGGTGGCGAAGAACCGATACAAGTGGTTCGGGAAACGTGACTCGTGCATGATCCCCACGCCGGACATGCGGTCCCGGTTCCTGGACGGACCGCGGGGTTGA
- a CDS encoding agmatinase family protein, with product MSKAAKIRSFDPNSPASANAGLYGLPFTAAESDIVIVPVPWEVTTSYGGGTSRGPAAIRDASLQVDLFHPEFPDLWKRGIWLDEIPDALRKQSDGLKKEAQRVIDVLVGGGDAKKKAHAKKALALVNAECAVMNDWVEQRCGYWMDQGKLVGLLGGDHSTPLGMMRALAERHRSFGILHIDAHLDLRIAYEGFTYSHASILYNALPIRAITGITSVGIRDFCQQENEVLQQQKGRVKVVRSADIRRQQYGGVNWREQCDAIIDTLPDKVHITFDIDGLDPVLCPNTGTPVPGGFQFEEATYLLSRLAARRKVIGFDLVEVSPGKDEWDANVGARMLWHLCGVLASR from the coding sequence ATGAGCAAAGCCGCCAAGATCAGGTCCTTCGACCCCAACAGCCCCGCCAGCGCCAACGCCGGCCTCTACGGCCTGCCTTTCACGGCGGCGGAAAGTGACATCGTGATCGTGCCCGTGCCCTGGGAAGTGACCACCAGTTACGGTGGCGGCACTTCGCGCGGCCCTGCGGCCATCCGCGATGCGAGCCTGCAGGTGGACCTGTTCCACCCGGAATTCCCCGATCTGTGGAAGCGCGGCATCTGGCTCGATGAGATCCCCGACGCCCTGCGCAAGCAAAGCGACGGGTTGAAGAAGGAGGCCCAGCGTGTGATCGATGTGCTGGTCGGGGGTGGCGATGCGAAGAAGAAGGCCCATGCGAAAAAAGCCCTCGCCTTGGTGAACGCCGAATGCGCGGTGATGAATGACTGGGTGGAACAGCGCTGCGGCTACTGGATGGACCAGGGCAAGCTGGTGGGACTGCTGGGTGGCGACCACAGTACGCCACTGGGCATGATGCGCGCCTTGGCCGAACGCCACAGGTCCTTCGGCATCCTGCACATCGACGCGCACCTGGACCTGCGCATCGCCTACGAGGGCTTCACGTACAGCCACGCCAGCATCCTCTACAACGCACTGCCCATCCGGGCGATCACCGGCATCACCAGCGTGGGCATACGCGACTTCTGCCAGCAGGAGAATGAGGTATTGCAGCAGCAGAAGGGCCGCGTGAAGGTGGTGCGCAGTGCCGACATCCGGCGCCAGCAATATGGCGGCGTCAATTGGCGCGAACAGTGCGACGCCATCATCGACACGCTGCCGGACAAGGTCCACATCACCTTCGACATCGACGGACTCGATCCGGTGCTCTGCCCCAACACCGGCACACCAGTGCCCGGCGGTTTCCAGTTCGAGGAGGCCACCTACCTGCTCTCACGCCTGGCCGCCAGGCGCAAGGTCATCGGTTTCGACCTGGTGGAGGTAAGCCCCGGCAAGGATGAATGGGACGCCAATGTGGGCGCGCGCATGCTGTGGCACCTCTGCGGGGTGTTGGCCAGTCGGTGA
- a CDS encoding T9SS type A sorting domain-containing protein, with product MLRLLLPVAALFVPHLAFSQCVPVNCLADLPPYGGVCDTAIVDGRVGEAYYDQLSFHATNACVDAGLIFPDLAGTSLRLTQMHSFNFYGMPAGMVAQTTASSYAPPANGCGWLDGTPTEAGVFVVWLDLMINVNYWAFSGSCGGFIPPVPVNDNEASVSLDLVILPDPSFTGLPTTMCISDAPVTLVPTGTQGGGFSGPGVSGNVFDPQEAGPGTHGITYYVAAMEGAAVAPAEDSMTLEVIVLVEQLFFADADGDGFGDPEVFVFACEQPEGHVDNNGDCDDADDTIYPGAPPTGLGVDNNCDGEIDEDEQGIGTGIAQTIGLNGLSVHPNPTRDLFRIESRGTASGMAGLVVTDVAGQVVLTRSLAIQDGRMVVDADASGWAPGVYLVSVEFGGGRITRRLVKGL from the coding sequence ATGCTACGCCTGCTGCTTCCCGTCGCCGCGCTCTTTGTTCCCCACCTCGCCTTCTCGCAATGCGTACCGGTGAACTGCCTCGCCGATCTGCCGCCCTACGGCGGGGTGTGCGATACCGCCATCGTGGACGGCCGCGTGGGTGAAGCCTACTACGACCAGCTTTCCTTCCACGCCACCAATGCCTGCGTGGATGCGGGCCTCATCTTCCCCGATCTGGCGGGCACCTCCCTGCGCCTCACCCAGATGCACTCCTTCAACTTCTATGGCATGCCCGCGGGCATGGTGGCGCAGACCACCGCATCCTCATACGCACCCCCGGCCAACGGTTGCGGCTGGCTGGATGGCACGCCCACCGAAGCGGGCGTCTTCGTCGTGTGGCTCGATCTGATGATCAACGTGAACTATTGGGCCTTTTCCGGGTCATGCGGCGGTTTCATTCCACCGGTGCCCGTGAACGACAACGAGGCCAGCGTTTCGCTCGATCTGGTGATCCTGCCCGACCCTTCCTTCACCGGCCTGCCCACTACCATGTGCATCAGTGATGCACCGGTGACCCTGGTACCCACCGGCACACAGGGCGGCGGCTTCAGCGGACCCGGCGTGAGCGGCAACGTCTTCGATCCCCAGGAGGCGGGACCCGGCACCCACGGGATCACCTACTACGTGGCCGCCATGGAAGGCGCGGCGGTGGCCCCCGCGGAGGACAGCATGACCCTGGAGGTGATCGTGCTGGTGGAGCAGCTCTTTTTCGCTGACGCCGATGGCGATGGCTTCGGCGATCCCGAAGTGTTCGTCTTCGCCTGTGAACAGCCCGAAGGCCACGTGGACAACAACGGCGACTGCGACGATGCCGACGACACCATTTACCCCGGTGCACCACCCACCGGCCTTGGCGTGGACAACAATTGCGACGGCGAGATCGACGAGGACGAGCAGGGCATCGGCACTGGCATCGCGCAGACGATTGGCCTCAACGGCCTGAGCGTTCACCCCAACCCCACGCGTGACCTGTTCCGCATCGAGTCGCGTGGCACGGCCAGCGGCATGGCCGGGCTGGTGGTGACCGATGTGGCCGGCCAGGTGGTGCTCACGCGTTCACTGGCGATCCAGGATGGCCGCATGGTCGTCGACGCCGACGCGAGTGGCTGGGCGCCCGGTGTCTACCTGGTATCCGTCGAGTTCGGCGGGGGCCGCATCACGCGCCGGCTGGTGAAGGGGCTCTGA
- a CDS encoding murein L,D-transpeptidase catalytic domain family protein has translation MLTTLFHFAALIGWLLPAAPVDHLEPSAPLDRFEAMYEDLGLEGMMPAEVFRAAMLRVEAFEGEARVLAIADMTRPSHEERLYVIDLVGCQLAKRTWVAHGQGTGELMAERFSNRHGSHQTSLGLYRVGAEILSPKHGPALLLYGLDPDVNDQALAREVIMHGADYVSGDFIAQHGRLGRSWGCPAVSRADMPELIDMLADRALLYIHGH, from the coding sequence ATGTTGACCACGCTTTTCCATTTCGCTGCGCTCATCGGTTGGCTGCTGCCCGCAGCGCCCGTGGACCACTTGGAGCCGTCCGCACCATTGGATCGGTTCGAGGCGATGTATGAGGACCTTGGTCTGGAAGGGATGATGCCCGCCGAAGTATTCCGTGCGGCCATGCTTCGCGTGGAAGCGTTCGAGGGAGAAGCGCGTGTGCTGGCCATCGCCGACATGACCCGCCCCAGCCACGAAGAGCGCCTGTATGTCATCGACCTGGTCGGTTGCCAATTGGCGAAGCGTACCTGGGTGGCCCATGGCCAGGGCACCGGCGAACTGATGGCCGAGCGGTTCAGCAACCGCCATGGCTCGCACCAGACAAGCTTGGGCCTGTACCGCGTGGGCGCCGAGATCCTCAGCCCCAAGCACGGCCCCGCCTTGTTGTTGTACGGCCTCGACCCCGATGTGAACGACCAGGCCCTGGCCCGTGAGGTGATCATGCACGGCGCGGATTACGTGAGTGGGGATTTCATTGCGCAACATGGCCGGTTGGGCCGCAGCTGGGGCTGCCCGGCGGTTTCGCGTGCCGATATGCCCGAGCTGATCGACATGCTCGCGGACAGGGCGCTCCTCTACATCCACGGCCACTGA
- a CDS encoding glycosyltransferase family 2 protein produces MDLSVVIPLLNERESLAPLVERLHAVIGAMGRTYEVILVDDGSTDGSWEEIQRLARADGRVKGIRFGRNYGKSPALNEGFRATQGQVVITMDADLQDDPEELPALYAMIADEGYDLVSGWKKKRFDPITKTIPTKLFNWTIRRASGLKLHDFNCGLKAYRGEVVKSIEVFGEMHRYIPFIVHKEGYRRIGEKVVRHHPRRFGKSKFGFDRFINGFLDLLTISFIARFGKRPMHFFGAWGTVMFVFGLTAAAWLVGSKLWHLFVLERPAPLVADQALFFVALTAMIIGVQLFTAGFVAELVGRNSADRNRYRVRERLGC; encoded by the coding sequence ATGGACCTCTCCGTCGTCATCCCCCTGCTCAACGAGCGGGAGTCGCTGGCCCCTTTGGTGGAGCGCCTGCATGCGGTGATCGGTGCCATGGGCCGCACCTACGAGGTCATCCTGGTTGACGATGGCAGCACCGACGGTTCGTGGGAGGAGATCCAACGTCTGGCCAGGGCCGATGGGCGCGTGAAGGGCATCCGCTTCGGCCGCAACTACGGCAAGAGCCCCGCCCTGAACGAGGGCTTCCGCGCCACGCAGGGCCAAGTGGTGATCACCATGGACGCCGACCTCCAGGACGACCCCGAGGAGCTGCCCGCCCTCTATGCCATGATCGCCGATGAGGGCTACGACCTGGTGAGCGGGTGGAAGAAGAAGCGCTTCGATCCCATCACCAAGACCATTCCCACCAAACTCTTCAACTGGACCATCCGGCGGGCCAGCGGTCTGAAGCTGCACGACTTCAACTGCGGGCTGAAGGCCTATCGCGGCGAGGTGGTGAAAAGCATCGAGGTCTTCGGCGAAATGCATCGTTACATCCCCTTCATCGTGCACAAGGAGGGCTATCGCCGGATAGGGGAGAAGGTGGTACGCCATCATCCCCGGCGTTTCGGCAAGAGCAAGTTCGGCTTCGACCGCTTCATCAACGGCTTCCTGGACCTGCTCACCATCAGCTTCATCGCGCGCTTCGGCAAGCGGCCCATGCACTTCTTCGGCGCTTGGGGCACGGTGATGTTCGTCTTCGGCCTCACCGCGGCGGCCTGGCTGGTGGGCAGCAAGCTCTGGCACCTCTTCGTGCTGGAGCGCCCCGCGCCCCTCGTGGCCGACCAGGCGCTGTTCTTCGTGGCCCTCACCGCCATGATCATCGGCGTGCAGTTGTTCACCGCCGGCTTCGTGGCCGAACTCGTGGGGCGCAACAGTGCCGACCGCAACCGCTACCGGGTGCGCGAACGACTCGGCTGTTGA
- a CDS encoding DsbA family oxidoreductase yields the protein MITVEILSDVVCPFCYIGKREFESALARFPERDQVRVIWRSFELDPGAPARSPHDMYGMLVEKYGGTRADAKARVDGVVQRARTVGLAYEMDKAIIGSSFHAHRVLQFAKTKGRGDAMKERLFRGYFMEGVHLADIATLVRLASEAGLDGTEVEQVLNGSAFADAVRADEQEARRIGVRGVPFFLIDERYTVSGAQTSEVFLNALGQAWQAR from the coding sequence ATGATCACCGTTGAGATCTTGAGCGATGTGGTCTGCCCCTTTTGTTACATCGGCAAGCGCGAATTCGAGAGCGCCCTGGCACGTTTCCCGGAACGGGACCAGGTGCGCGTGATCTGGCGCAGTTTCGAGCTCGATCCCGGTGCGCCGGCCCGCAGCCCGCACGACATGTACGGCATGCTGGTGGAGAAGTACGGCGGCACACGTGCCGATGCGAAGGCCCGGGTGGACGGCGTGGTGCAGCGCGCGCGAACGGTCGGTCTGGCGTATGAGATGGACAAGGCCATCATCGGCAGCAGTTTCCACGCGCACCGGGTGCTGCAATTCGCCAAGACCAAGGGTCGCGGCGATGCCATGAAGGAGCGGTTGTTCCGGGGCTACTTCATGGAAGGTGTCCACCTGGCGGACATAGCGACGCTGGTGCGGCTGGCCTCCGAGGCCGGACTGGATGGGACCGAGGTGGAGCAGGTGTTGAATGGGTCGGCCTTCGCGGACGCGGTGCGTGCTGATGAACAGGAGGCGCGACGGATCGGCGTGCGCGGTGTGCCCTTCTTCCTGATCGACGAGCGGTACACCGTGAGCGGTGCGCAGACGAGCGAGGTCTTCCTGAATGCGCTGGGGCAGGCGTGGCAGGCACGCTGA
- a CDS encoding MBOAT family protein produces the protein MEAAETILRSIAYLILGVIGYESEEPLIFTRFFFWGFFAVVLAIYSIVYKRRALRNAFLFFASLFFYWKTSGFFVTILLFSTITDFFIGQGIHDSRSEVKRRWLLALSIFLNLGVLGYFKYAHFVVDNINELFGTSFQVVNHFAHWTNLVWDSSFVADRILLPVGISFFTFQTISYAVDVYRGHVKPVRNLLDFGFYVSFFPQLVAGPIVRAAEFVPQLYTDFKLTRAQFGLAVFWILNGLLKKMVIGDYIAVNFIDRVFADPLRFTGIENILAIYGYSLQVYADFSGYTDIAIGVALLMGFTLPVNFNSPYKARSTAEFWKRWHMSLSTWLRDYLYIPMGGNRGGSLFSWIMTGVVLVMFTLLTGEWMLPFIALAATALIVVIAHQWAPFRNMVTTNINLMLTMLIGGLWHGASWMFVIWGGLNGIGLLVYKGWSRISPWGNSTHWFARFQAIAITFTFITFTRFWFRGESLEDVNDMFHQITGDLGWALAGDVLYGFRHVMLVMLAGFVIHWLPERTKQWYRERFIALPLWAMALVCAAVVLVVYQTVTAEMVPFIYFQF, from the coding sequence ATGGAAGCGGCCGAGACGATCCTTCGATCCATCGCCTACCTCATCCTGGGGGTCATCGGCTATGAGTCGGAGGAGCCGCTCATATTCACGCGCTTCTTCTTCTGGGGCTTCTTCGCCGTGGTGCTGGCGATCTACAGCATCGTGTACAAGCGGCGGGCACTGCGCAACGCCTTCCTATTCTTCGCCAGTCTCTTCTTCTACTGGAAGACCAGCGGCTTTTTCGTCACCATCCTGCTCTTCAGCACCATCACCGATTTCTTCATCGGCCAGGGCATCCACGACAGCCGCTCGGAAGTGAAACGCAGGTGGCTGCTGGCGCTGAGCATCTTCCTGAACCTCGGCGTGCTGGGCTATTTCAAGTACGCCCACTTCGTGGTGGACAACATCAACGAACTCTTCGGCACCAGCTTCCAGGTGGTGAACCACTTCGCCCACTGGACCAATCTGGTGTGGGACAGCTCCTTCGTCGCGGACCGGATCCTGCTGCCGGTGGGCATCAGCTTCTTCACCTTCCAGACCATCAGTTACGCGGTGGACGTGTATCGTGGGCATGTGAAGCCCGTACGCAACCTGCTCGACTTCGGCTTCTACGTGAGCTTCTTCCCGCAGCTGGTGGCCGGTCCCATCGTGCGCGCCGCCGAGTTCGTGCCCCAGCTCTACACCGACTTCAAGCTCACCCGCGCGCAGTTCGGACTGGCCGTATTCTGGATCCTCAACGGCCTGCTGAAGAAGATGGTCATCGGCGACTACATCGCGGTGAACTTCATCGACCGTGTCTTCGCCGACCCGTTGCGCTTCACCGGCATCGAGAACATCCTGGCCATCTATGGCTATTCGCTTCAGGTCTACGCCGACTTCAGTGGCTATACGGACATCGCCATCGGCGTGGCCCTGCTGATGGGCTTCACCCTGCCGGTGAACTTCAACAGCCCCTACAAGGCGCGCAGCACCGCCGAGTTCTGGAAACGCTGGCACATGAGCCTGAGCACCTGGCTGCGCGACTACCTCTACATCCCCATGGGCGGCAACCGCGGAGGTTCGCTCTTCTCGTGGATCATGACCGGCGTGGTGCTGGTGATGTTCACGCTGCTCACAGGGGAATGGATGCTGCCATTCATCGCGCTGGCCGCCACGGCGCTCATCGTGGTCATCGCGCATCAATGGGCACCCTTCCGCAACATGGTCACCACCAACATCAACCTGATGCTCACCATGCTCATCGGCGGGCTCTGGCACGGGGCCAGTTGGATGTTCGTGATCTGGGGCGGCCTCAACGGCATCGGCCTGCTGGTTTACAAAGGCTGGTCACGCATCAGTCCTTGGGGAAACAGCACACACTGGTTCGCACGCTTCCAAGCCATCGCGATCACTTTCACCTTCATCACCTTCACCCGTTTCTGGTTCCGTGGTGAAAGCCTGGAGGACGTGAACGACATGTTCCACCAGATCACCGGTGATCTCGGCTGGGCACTGGCGGGCGATGTGCTGTACGGCTTCCGCCATGTGATGCTGGTGATGCTCGCGGGCTTCGTCATACACTGGCTGCCCGAGCGCACCAAGCAGTGGTATCGCGAACGCTTCATCGCCCTGCCACTGTGGGCCATGGCGCTGGTGTGCGCCGCCGTGGTGCTGGTGGTGTACCAGACGGTGACGGCCGAAATGGTGCCGTTCATCTACTTCCAGTTCTGA